A stretch of DNA from Zootoca vivipara chromosome 16, rZooViv1.1, whole genome shotgun sequence:
ttatttcattgggtctactctgagtataacttaggaTACTATCACCTTGTAATGTTAAAGATAGGGCAAAGGTGAGGATATAAAGTGCAGTATGGACAGGAAAAGGCGGTGGTAAATCAGTTTCCTTCATTGGATATAATAGAAAATTGGTTTAAGAAACCAGAATATCTTCATCAAGGTTATGAGGACAGACGCAAGAAGGGAGTTGTTTACAAATGGATGGTGGGGACATGAAAACTGGACCATTTTCCTACTTTGAATTCTGTTTAGGCTTTTGGAGGTAATCACTGCTTCACCTGATTTTAAGTCTTTGCTAGCTCTGTTCTTATTCCTATtgcttagcatagctgccaagttttcccttttctcgcgaggaagcctattcagcataagggaaaatccctttaaaaaagggataacttggcagctatgctgcttagTTTCTGTTGAGGTGAGGTCAGATTACTGGAACACTAAAGGATTTCTTATGTGACCCCCCTTAGCTGCTTCCCAGCCTACCAAAAGCAATTTACATTTTATTCCCTTGCAAAAACATGCTGCAGTTTCATGGACCCTAACAAAATGACTGTTAAAGGGAAATACAGTTAAATTACTTGATGAATGGTGAATTGGGATTATCAATTGTGATAGAACAGCACTAGTGTCAGGTTTGTTTTCCATACCTTTGGTGGTATTTGCTTATGTGGTctaagggttttgtttgtttgtgctaaCAAATTTGAATGCTAAAGTAATTATATATGCACTGACTTAATTAAATCTAGTTAAGTGTTGAATAGATCACTAGTTGTGCTGATTGCTTTATTGCTTTCTGACAGCCTTAATACCCAATACATCATAGATGTTATAGGAACAATTAATTGGGAATCAGGATCCCAAGAAGATGTGGAAAGAAGTCATGTGGTGATTTTGACTTGAGATCACTTCATTATCTATGGACTGAACAAGACTGGTGTCCTGAACACAGGAGGGGCAGAATGTTCAGCACTTGTGGTTCAGAAAGAAGCTCCACACTTCCAGTAGCCCAGGCACAACTTATATGAAGTTCTACACAAAGCAATTTTGATGTTCATTTATATTTAACAAGAATTATATActgactattttttttaaaataaactctaAGCTATTTAGATAGCTTtgactaaacaaaaacatttttagccAGCCTCAAAAAGTATACAATTAATGCACCTGATTAATATTCATATAGTTAAGTAAAGGaccccagtcaaaggcaactatggggtacgacgttcatctcacttttcaggccgagagagctggcatttgcctacagacagctttctgagtcatgtggccagcaggactaaaccgcttctgacacaacgggataccgtgacaagtgccagagctcacggaaacactgtttccgTATTCATATAGTTACAGCTGTATACAGAACATAAAGCCTTGTTAACAGGTACCTTCTAACCTAATGCTCATCCTGTGATGCTTTTCTCCGATGtgtattacagtggtccctcgacttacgaacttaatccattccgaatgcacatttgtaagtcgaaaagtggtttcccataggaaaaaaaatatttggaaaaattcgtaagtcaaaaaaaccgcatttaaaaccgccaacggtttccgttcggatgtagaaaaattcgtaagcgtgcggccatttgtcccgttcgtaagtcaaaaacttcggatgtcgagtaattcgtaagtcgagggaccactgtgttGAAAAAGTTTTGAATCCCAAAGAAATAGATGGCACACAACCATGCTCAGGGAAGTGCCTGTTCAGCTCTGAGTTAAGAGAACTGATGGCTTTCTCTTGCGTGAGAGTGTTCTGGGGCACGGAATATTTCTGGGCATGAAGGTCAATGTATGATGATGACAGCGGAACTTCAGATACCTGCTACTTATGTTAGAGTTTGGGGTTCAAATGGAACCTGAGACACTTGTGCCAGTATGCCTAGTAACCTTACAATGACAAGTACCTTACAGCTCACTAGTAAAAGAAAAGGCTGATTAAAATGTTACAAGTTATGTATACCCTGTCTATGCATGGAGAGAGCATTTCTGACAGCTTGGATGAGGATTTTTGGGGCTGAATCTGTATTTCATTGGGATCCTCATCACATATTTTATATGTGTCTGCCAGTACCAGATTAGAAAATCTATGTTAGTATAAgtttttggaaaatgaaaaaaaatcatatatgGATACAGTTTACCTTGTTTACTTTGGCTTTCAAAAACAAATTCTGATGTAACTTCATGAGGACTGCATTTTCATCATTAGGCACCTATACAGACATtacatacagtgaggggggaaagtatttgatcccctgctagatttgcccatttgccctctgacgaaaaAAAAggccagtccataattttaatggtaggtttattgtatcgtgagagggcaaacgggcaaatttagcatgGAATCAAATACTTTTCTCCCTCACTGTAgatgtacatttttaaagatgatATTTGTATCTCATTCCCAGGATTCAGTTAAGGAGGATAATATAACCTCTGAAGCTGAAATAGAAGAAAAAGAGATGGAAACCTCAAAAGATGATGATTCTTCAGAAAAACCTAGTGAAGTATGTGTCTTGGAGAAATTTggattgttgttcttttttattgtgcccagtttacatttaattTTGGAAAATGAGGGTCACACACAGCTTCCCATTTTGAGCAGCACCTAGGCTCTGCATAAATACTTTTTTCTCTCTGTACACAATACAACATAGGTTCTCCTCTCTTTGTAGTGACACAGGTTTTTCTGAACCCCTTGTCCTCTCTGTAACATTTTCTCTCTGCCCATTGTTACCACTGTTATACTGCACTCTTTTGTGCTACCGTTTTTCCATTAGTGCATATAGCTGCGGGTCTGTCTCCAACCCCCAGGACTGACCCCCTCTTCTTTAAAGTTTGGTAACAGCACACAAGACTAATTGCATAGTGAGGATGTGTCTGATGCAGATGGGCTATGCAGATTGCTTACTGAACAAGTATGCACTATGCACCTCTGAATCcaggaatggaaggaaggaagtagacaTGAGAGGTGTTTGTATTTAATGCCAAACCATGATTTAGTGCTCTGTTCATATGTAGAAAGGAACCTCTGCATTCTCTAAGGCTTGATTAATTTCaacaaatcttggcttgttagattttttaaaaaaataaactggtcAGTTTCCAAGCAAGTAAACTTAAAAACGTGGGTTATAAAGCTGGCTCATTAAACAAACTAAAGTGGAATGAAACAGCTGAAGCTGTCCTCTCAGCAGTACGGAAGGAAAGGTTCACAACACCTCCTTGCTGCTTATAGAACTATTATTGaagcattacatgtgaaccaggccataGCTACGCAGGGATTATCTCATCCTCTGGCTGGGTGCTCACCCCACTTGTTACACTGGCATTTGGGGAGCTGCAACAATGTGAGCCTGACTTGGTTAGCACAGCCTCAGTTCATTAAAACCAGTACTAATGGGTCTTTCTCAATATCTGCCATCTGATGCTCTTATTGAAGAAGACAGTCTCATACTTAAGTCTTATTGCATTCAAAGCATATGTACTACTACTAAGCTATCGCCTCACCCCTTGAACATTCCTACACTGGCAGGGTAACATGACTCCTTGTGGGAGGAGTCCATGCTCTTGTTGCAGACCATCATAGCTAGAAATTGAGGCAGTGCTGGTGTGTATAAGACGAGGAGCATAGGCGCCTCTCCTGGGCCCAAACTTTTATACATGACCCCAGGGACACAGGTAGGAACTGCAGTTTAGCAGCTTTCACCTCACCAGTGTAACATACAAACAATAGCATAGAGATGAGAGAAGGCTACAAAAAAAATGTTGAGCTGGAATTGCTTCAGGGGGCTGTAGTTAGTCTGCACAGATCTAGTTTAAATATCCATGTAACTGGAGTATAGCTAGCTAAATAGATCTGAGCTGTACAATTTGATGAAGTTATTATTGTGTCTCAGACCTAAACACATCTAAAAACAAACCCCATTTAATTAGAGCGCACTTCCAAGTGTATAAGTATTTTTTCCTTGAATAGCAAGTCCCTTGTGCTATGTGAAGTGCTGTCAAAAATCTTCTACCTTTCAAAGGTAGTTTGCCATGTAGTATGTAGGCTGCTGCTTGATGAAAAGAAATCCCTTAAACTCATGTTCTTTGGGACGTGTAGAATTCCAGGGGGGGGTGTGTTGGCATAAACTTAAGAATTTCAAAATTACACAGACAGTTTTTATAGTTAATTTTAGTACTGTTTCTGCCCTTAGGATATTGAGAAATCAGATGATGCACCTATCCCTAAGGTTGctaggagggggagaaaaagaaaggtaaTATTTAGAACTTTTATAGTTTTGTAAATACAGATTGGATTGTCAATTgtttttcaaaaccattggttgcCTATGAAAAGACACACAAAAATAACCTTAAGAATTACTACAAAAAATTCATTACTTCAGAATATGTTGCTAATATGAAATCAGTCCTTTTTCTGAACTCTTATTATCAGTCACACTTTTTTTCCTGCCCTTCGCCTACTGTCTTCCATGACAGTGGGTGGAATACAAATAAGTGAACTTAATGATATTTGGTCAAGTGGGACTCCtgctaatgggggggggaacccctttTGAAAATCTTTTTTCTTTACCCCTTGAAGCAGATTTTCAGGTGGAAAAGGAAacattgggggaaattgcctcTTTTTTAATCAGCAAGCAGTGGGAGCTCCCTTTCCATGAGCAGCACACAAAGGATCTTGGGATCCAGGGACTTCAGTTTGTATCTTTCCAGTCTGAATCAGACACACTatgctgtacagtatataaaatccaTTTTTCATAAGCTCTTCTAACATTCGGAACAGTTGTGCAGTTTGTTCAAATTAAATGaagaaatttgtttttaatacaggctgaaaaacaagcagaagttgaagaggcagcagtggcagcaacagctgcagtGCCTACAGCTCCAAAAGCAAGTCCTAAAAGAGGAAGGCCAGCTGGTGAGTTACAGAGCCTAGGCCTGTTGGCCTTAAATTCTAATGTTCCTAATGTATGCAGTCAGTTGAAATATGTTCTCTCCCTCCATCCCAGCCCTGCgggaaaaacacccccccccccaaaaaaaacatactGCACATGATAAACTAGCATGTTGTACATGGATAAATCTCCTTGGATTGATTttctgtgtgcttttattgaGTAGAGAGATCTCTACTGCTTGATTCTGCTTATATTGTACACTGGCCAAAATGATGATTTAAACTTGAAATGGTTAAAGATCTTTCTACAGGTAATGTCATCATACAAAATTATTATAGAACATTGTTTTAGATATGAAGCTGTGCTATTTGGTACTAATGTGAATGTATTTGATTGCATTGTTTCATTTGTACACACCTTTTGAAAATGGATTATAAGCTTTCTGTACATTTCTGTACTCTTGCAGTAATACAGTGATCAGCAAGATCTGCTCATCTGCAgtattttaataaatgtgttaggGATTTTACAAATACACCTATCCTCTTCCCCGTGAAATTTATTCTTATGCTGTGAGTCTAGGGTACCTGCTAAAATGGGAATATTTAGGTGAAACTTCATGGGGACAGGAAGATAGTATTGTGCATACAAACACATAATGGATTGCGGTGTGCATGCTTAATTTGCTTCTGTCATCCCATAGGCATATATCTAACAATATGTGTCATTATTATCTGCAAACTTGGGAGCTATGCTAATAGTTGGGAGCAATGTTGTTGTAAACCTCCAGTTTTAGAGTTACAAAAGTatacagacatctgaaggcagccctgtttagggaggcttttaatgtttaatagattattgtattgtatttttctgttggaagccgcccagagtggctggggaagcccagccagatgggcggggtataaatatattattattattatttcatctttTAATGATCAGCTAAACTGAAATAGTTAGGCTGTATTTAATTAAACcccatttttttaatgaatcagCTTCTGAAGTAAAGATTCCAAAACCCAGAGGAAGACCAAAATTGATAAAACCAGCCTGCCCTCCTGAGAGTGATGTGTAAGTTTGTTTTTAAGCATTGGCATTTGTCATGGAGAGTTAGGAATGCAATGGGTTAAAATAGAAAGTACATCAAATATGCAAGTATGTATGAATGACCTGACAGATGGGTGCTTGAAGGGGCATATTGCTATTATGGGTTGACCTCTGTTTCACCCCAGATTTGCCGTGCCCTATACCCTCAGGCAGGTTCCTATGAAGATATAGCCAAGTCTTGTCTTAGGTCAGAAGAGGCATTTTTATTCCTAACTCAACTTCTCCCTATTGCAATGGATTCCCTGCAGCCACATAGGATAGAAGGAGGTGGGCAACTTGCTGCAGGGGCCATGTGTGAAACATCACCTAGTCTCTTGATCTATATCGTTCATGGATTATTACAGCTACTAGATGGAGAGTGGCTGGTTGGATCCATGAAGTGATTAACACTTCATTATGAAAGGGGGCACATGAGGCTGCTGCTTCAGAAAACATCATTTGACTCATGGTGAGCCACAAGCTGTTAAGTAGCTTCATATGCTCCTGTAAGTAATTTTGTGTCGGACGTCAGGAGTATGGACCTTCCCTTAGTTCACATTAaacaggggtgaaactaggctttatttcacccaggtcaaagacccagtttggcacccccaTGTGCAtttgcgcatgcatgcacacacacacacacaccacacacagacaGAGGTTAGGAGCCTTAATGCTGCCCCTATGGAGGCTTCACCCCTGATAGCTATGGTTCTGCATGCAAGAATTCCTTTCCATAGGGAAAAGGAGTTTGAGCTGGCTACAAGGTAAAAGAAAATGTATTCTGTTTTGGTTTGGATTGCTTTTAGTGTTCACGAGGAAGATAAGAGTAAAAGAAAGGGAGCTGAAGAAAAACCACCCaaaaaactgcaaaaaagggatGAAGAAAGTCAAAGGGAAGAAGACAATGTAAGAAAAGACCCAGAgaaaaaagaaggcaaaaaagaAGCTGAGCCAAAAAGGAAAAATGCTTCCAAAGTGGGATCGGCATCAGCCTCAGATTCTGAAGAAGACGGAGAAGAGCAGGAAGGGAATAAAGTATGTGTTTGTCCAGTCTTTCAGTTAGGGAAACCTTTCAGTGTATGTCAAGCTGTAGCTAGTTTCTGGTGCACCACGTGAAATGTATTTTTCAATGTAAAGCTGTGGCCAACTTCAGTGGCATGGTGCCACATGGCAAAAATACGTTAAGAACCTGTTATGCTCTGTGCATCATGTGGTATTGGTGATCTCATGGAAATAATGGGGCTACCGGTATTGAGttattttgtttaaaagcatttctgtactGTGTAATATTAAAAATCTAAGCAGTGCACAAGAATCCAACATAGAAACAATATTGGAAAAGCATTTAAACAGAAATTCAGTAATAACAAGACCCACCTTTATGGGTTAGGGGAAGCTCAAATATATTTTTACAAGACGTCTGAAGCAACTGGTGGCTTCAGCTACTAAAATCAGTTTTCCTTTCTATTCATAATTAAAATGGTacagaagaaaaaaggaagaaatatccAAGGGCCTCAcagaaggaatattttaaaagcccAGTATGATCGTGAAGTAGCAGAGAGAAAACGTAAGCAGGAAGAGCAAATGGAAGTAGAATTGTGAGTATATTCTAACTGCTTTTGTAAATATTGAGCAGTTATGTGACTAGGACATTAAAAGTAAAGAGAGATTCTCTACCAGTCTTTGTCTAAATACTTAAATACTATTTAAGCTGAAATCCTGCAGCTCGCATTTGGCTGACCAAAGGACAGTAGAAAGTGGCTTAAGTGCCTTTTTGCTGGCGGAGAGACCAGCTTTCATCACAGTGTGTACACTCACAAGTTACACTACCAGAGGCCCCCAGTCCACctccagagagggagggaaatgggtaTGTAGAGAGTGGCTGCAGATCCACAGGATCCTAAGCCCCAGCCTACTCTGTAGCTGGCATTGTTAACTCCACTCCCGCCACTGCCATTGTAGTCaatgagaaggaaaagaagaagaaatggaaaacagaCAGTATGACTTTAGTTGTGGCAGTTGCTATGTCAAAGATTCTACCACCACCAGGATTGATCTGTAAGTCTCTAAAGAATATTCATTTACTTCCAGAAGTTGAGAATTATTTACTTTAAATTGTTGGATAATTTTATAGGCAAAACAAGGAAGAAGGCAAAAAACCGGAA
This window harbors:
- the PSIP1 gene encoding PC4 and SFRS1-interacting protein (The sequence of the model RefSeq protein was modified relative to this genomic sequence to represent the inferred CDS: added 176 bases not found in genome assembly), whose amino-acid sequence is MSHDFKPGDLIFAKMKGYPHWPARVDEVPDGAVKPPTNKMPIFFFGTHETAFLGPKDIFPYEENKDKYGKQNKRKGFNEGLWEIVNNPKVKFSTQQLHPAIDPTVVNETAEETSLDTAEENEQKMVPKRRKLTTLKDSVKEDNITSEAEIEEKEMETSKDDDSSEKPSEDIEKSDDAPIPKVARRGRKRKAEKQAEVEEAAVAATAAVPTAPKASPKRGRPAASEVKIPKPRGRPKLIKPACPPESDVVHEEDKSKRKGAEEKPPKKLQKRDEESQREEDNVRKDPEKKEGKKEAEPKRKNASKVGSASASDSEEDGEEQEGNKKKKGRNIQGPHRRNILKAQYDREVAERKRKQEEQMEVELQNKEEGKKPEAKKMEKKRETSMDSRLQKIHAEIKNSLKIDHLDVNRCIEALDELASLQVTMQQAQKHAEMISTLKK